A single window of Nicotiana tomentosiformis chromosome 1, ASM39032v3, whole genome shotgun sequence DNA harbors:
- the LOC104120365 gene encoding xylulose 5-phosphate/phosphate translocator, chloroplastic codes for MLTLNLLPSTNVTLSKSLPKYSFDPNLVSRNQKLRDLCSPALPFTKPSGSRNGHPFTCSANPSSQISQSRLDFSKILRHPFGFSSRNKTQILEAASGTPEEVSPDGEIEASKPKVNMKLALIFGLWYFQNIVFNIYNKKVLNIFPYPWLLASFQLFCGSVWMLILWSFKLQPCPKINKSFIIALLGPALFHTIGHISACVSFSKVAVSFTHVIKSAEPVFSVVFSSFLGDTYPLAVWLSILPIVFGCSLAAVTEVSFNIGGLSGAMISNVGFVLRNIYSKRSLQNFKEVDGLNLYGWISIISLFYLFPVAVFVEGSQWVTGYHKALATIGKPSTFYIWVLLSGIFYHLYNQSSYQALDDISPLTFSVGNTMKRVVVIVATVLVFRNPVRPLNALGSAIAIFGTFLYSQATAKKPKKEAVEKKE; via the coding sequence ATGCTCACTTTAAATCTTCTTCCATCCACTAATGTCACTCTCTCCAAATCCCTCCCCAAGTACTCTTTTGATCCAAATCTGGTAAGCAGAAACCAAAAGCTGAGAGATTTGTGCTCTCCTGCTCTCCCTTTCACCAAACCCTCTGGTTCTAGAAATGGCCACCCTTTTACGTGTTCTGCAAATCCCAGTTCTCAGATCTCTCAATCAAGATTGGATTTTTCCAAAATCTTGAGACACCCATTTGGATTTTCTTCAAGAAATAAAACTCAGATACTTGAAGCAGCCTCTGGAACCCCAGAAGAAGTGAGCCCAGATGGGGAGATTGAAGCTTCAAAGCCTAAAGTGAATATGAAACTGGCTCTCATTTTTGGTCTGTGGTACTTTCAGAACATTGTGTTTAACATATATAACAAGAAGGTATTGAACATCTTTCCTTATCCATGGCTTCTTGCTTCTTTCCAGCTATTTTGTGGTTCTGTTTGGATGTTAATTCTGTGGTCTTTTAAGCTGCAACCTTGTCCAAAGATAAACAAATCATTCATCATTGCCCTTCTTGGACCTGCCTTGTTTCACACTATAGGCCATATCTCAGCTTGTGTTTCATTTTCTAAAGTGGCTGTTTCTTTCACTCATGTTATTAAGTCTGCAGAACCTGTTTTCTCTGTTGTGTTTTCGTCATTTCTTGGTGATACATATCCTCTAGCAGTCTGGCTTTCAATTCTTCCTATTGTCTTTGGTTGCTCTTTGGCTGCTGTTACTGAAGTGTCCTTCAATATTGGGGGCTTGTCCGGTGCTATGATCAGTAATGTCGGGTTTGTTCTTCGCAACATTTATTCGAAAAGGAGCTTACAGAATTTTAAGGAAGTGGATGGCTTGAACCTGTATGGTTGGATAAGTATAATATCATTGTTTTATCTATTTCCAGTAGCAGTGTTTGTGGAAGGTTCCCAATGGGTCACAGGTTATCACAAAGCTCTTGCAACTATAGGAAAACCTTCTACATTTTATATATGGGTTCTCTTATCCGGAATTTTCTACCATCTATATAACCAATCTTCTTACCAAGCGCTGGATGATATTAGTCCCCTGACGTTTTCGGTGGGTAATACAATGAAGAGAGTGGTGGTGATTGTCGCCACTGTGTTGGTATTCAGGAATCCAGTCAGGCCTCTAAATGCACTTGGCTCCGCTATTGCCATATTTGGAACTTTCTTGTACTCACAGGCAACGGCTAAAAAACCAAAGAAAGAGGCAGTGGAAAAGAAGGAATAG